The Strix uralensis isolate ZFMK-TIS-50842 chromosome 13, bStrUra1, whole genome shotgun sequence genome window below encodes:
- the LOC141949166 gene encoding protein FAM162B-like: MLVAPRSSLLGSCRSCCVLPGWWGGFGQGRMLGRLLGRSPRLWRRVAQLVPCPARAMGDKAKGAQDEALQLANPGYKAFRNDRSPTDFDKKVLVWAGRFKKEEDIPKYISSEVLDAARNRVRIKVCYIMIALTLLGCLAMVITGKEAAKKDHTLLRMNTEKKAKWRAEVEKDQEAAVEKPQ, translated from the exons ATGTTAGTAGCTCCTAGAAGCAGCCTTCTGGGCTCCTGCCGGTCCTGCTGCGTGCTCCCAGGCTGGTGGGGAGGCTTTGGCCAGGGCAGGATGCTGGGGCGGCTGCTGGGGCGCAGCCCAAGGCTGTGGCGGAGGGTGGCTCAGCTGGTCCCGTGCCCTGCCAGAGCCATGGGTGACAAAGCGAAGGGTGCTCAGGACGAGGCTTTGCAGCTGGCTAATCCAG GTTACAAAGCTTTCAGAAATGACAGAAGTCCTACAGATTTTGATAAAAAGGTGTTAGTATGGGCAGGACGCTTTAAAAAAGAGGAGGACATTCCCAAGTACATCTC GTCTGAGGTCCTTGATGCAGCAAGGAACAGAGTCAGAATAAAGGTTTGCTACATCATGATTGCACTGACCTTGCTGGGCTGTTTGGCCATGGTAATCACAGGCAAAGAA GCTGCTAAAAAGGATCACACACTGTTGAGGATGAACACAGAAAAGAAGGCCAAATGGAGGGCTGAAGTGGAAAAAGATCAGGAGGCAGCTGTTGAGAAGCCACAATGA